In Topomyia yanbarensis strain Yona2022 chromosome 2, ASM3024719v1, whole genome shotgun sequence, one DNA window encodes the following:
- the LOC131681131 gene encoding uncharacterized protein LOC131681131, which yields MSEGRTSSDESNQGVCKVCDGSDNSRMVQCDKCDDWFHFDCVGVSQAVENQDWLCSDCYGKQHAKNKKSTKPTPPTVPPVSTLATIVTTGTLVPKITSTSSINVTSTFVTSSMIYTPNTLVSPYMFNAPMPPHSLMPPCSYAQSYYMMPPNTPMQLNTSMPPMPLIQSYRLSNPSISSSGVNYYDRCYTVPSSFIQTIPSVPYPVVSSDEQPTTIPIGGQPKELPEQLHPRFPPKTKKQVLEDNMSQYSEVSSRRSTKQRQLKLQLQMLDDERKLQEAEEASKREYIHTRNQLMKEIVNEEDSIVDADEGLSDERVAEWLNDEAPAEVPVSQNQRQLPVSQSVVVPQLTNVWTSVGQIQIQDRVKKTGLYPTENPGIRRTNANHQSTAVGSKFVPMLRSTPRQMPSGYENGSNLTHSQVAARQAVSRELPVFSGSPEEWPLFYSTFTTTTNMCGYTAEENLMRLQKCLRGKAYEAVKCRLMHPANVVGILSTLRMLYGNPEIIVQNLISKIQSTPAPKADKLETLIEFSLAVQNLCATIEACELEEYSYNVALLHELVDKLPSGFKVEWAKYRRNLPRVHLSIFAKWLYELAEIVCPIANLHGSGARAPQSNKKNSAFLNAHSGETSGGTTDKTNHQSNSNRFGANSRECLVCKGSCPNVEKCQRFAELGYNSKWATVKEFGLCRKCLRKHKGPCKSKQVCGTNGCTFKHHQLLHNNQREGALRSGSRDSHSATVAQDTSVRECNAHHKATNKGLFRVAPIVIHGPVKSIKTFTFLDDGSSLTLVDASLVQELKLQGTPEPLCLKWTGNKRRMESDSMRLDLEVSGTGEVQKKYRLAGAHTVASLDLFHQTVDTELMCKEYPHLRGIPIESYINVQPRILIGIDNANLTFPLKGREGKMYEPIATKTRLGWIVHGGSNTGEAVVGHHSHSVQTCPCSERSDGMLQQAVREYFSLDGLGIYRPEKQLYSVADQRAQQLMQSASKTESGRYEVSLLWKFDEFRLPNSKPVALRRFHCLEARMKKQPELAQVLRAKIEDYRKKGYIRKLSDEELQVPQERVWYLPLFPVFNPNKPGKVRIVWDAAAKTNGVSLNSMLLTGPDLLTPLDYVLFRFREFRVGLSGDVKEMYLQMVMSKKDQHCLRVLWCDDASGEPSTYVTQVMPFGTCCSPSCAQFIKNLNASKFEGQYPVAAQAIIKQHYVDDMLVSVESEQEAIQLAMDVKFVHAQAGFDMRNWISNSPAVMKALKENNKDEISLNIGAELTTEKVLGMWWCTASDSFIYKLSAKHDRDLLDGNRTPTKREMLRTLMAVFDPLGLISNVMIYLKVLFQEVWRSGIGWDEVIPERLNEKWEKWLEILPKVQTISIPRCYRSATRLGPQTNIQLHTFVDASLSGFAAVVYLRFEQGSTVECAIVGAKTRVAPIKFVSVPKLELQAAVIGVRLADRITKSLSFNVHQRFFWSDSRDVLCWIRSDHRRYSQFVAFRVSEVLETTGITDWRYKCSKENVADDATKWQGFPDLTEDSRWFKGPKCLWERSDRWPSNPYEDEHTEEELRANLFHHRVEPEPIITVQDYSQWERLLRATATTLREAQKLRSTTHEPEGSKGSLTGEELKQAANYLYRLAQTEGFPDEMGILRAKVGNKVLPKSSSIYTLNPFLDEQHILRMHGRISACEYASMDAKNPIILPKDHHVTGLIVQDYHQRFHHQNHTTVVNELRQTFRIPKVRRLFQRVRSKCQVCKNQRAVPCPPPMGDLPVARLAAFTRPFSYIGIDYFGPMLVVVGRRTEKRWGVLITCLTIRAVHIEIAHSLDANSCIMALRNFMAKRGVPIKIYSDRGTNFIASNKELGKASVELQAALKEMNQEHVVREIVSPNTEWSFLPPASPHMGGAWERLIQSVKKNLMALKPGRHPTDETLRNRLMEVENIVNSRPLTYVPVEDPEAPVLTPNHFLVGSSSGLKPYSVLNDDSVVLRRAWCTSQVEANIFWRRWVRDYLPELTKRSKWFSEVKPIEVNDIVVVVDPGLPRNCWPKGRIISVNTGKDGQVRSAAVQTQAGIYERPATRLAVLDVRRDEQ from the coding sequence ATGTCGGAAGGCAGAACCAGTTCCGACGAATCAAACCAAGGGGTTTGCAAGGTATGCGATGGAAGCGATAACTCACGGATGGTCCAGTGTGACAAATGCGACGACTGGTTCCATTTCGACTGCGTGGGGGTAAGTCAAGCTGTAGAGAATCAAGATTGGCTCTGCTCGGACTGCTATGGGAAGCAGCATGCCAAGAACAAGAAATCTACGAAACCAACTCCCCCAACGGTACCGCCCGTAAGTACACTTGCAACCATTGTAACAACTGGAACACTGGTTCCCAAAATTACAAGTACGTCCTCTATTAACGTGACAAGCACGTTTGTCACGTCCTCTATGATATATACGCCAAATACACTAGTTTCTCCATACATGTTTAATGCACCAATGCCACCCCATTCGCTAATGCCACCCTGTTCATACGCGCAGTCTTATTATATGATGCCACCCAATACGCCAATGCAATTAAATACTTCTATGCCACCAATGCCACTGATACAATCATATCGTCTGTCAAATCCGAGTATTTCGTCGTCGGGAGTGAACTACTACGACCGTTGTTATACAGTGCCATCCAGTTTTATTCAGACCATTCCGTCAGTGCCTTATCCAGTTGTGTCTAGTGATGAGCAACCAACTACCATTCCAATAGGAGGACAACCTAAAGAGCTGCCGGAGCAACTGCATCCACGATTTCCTCCGAAGACCAAGAAACAAGTTTTGGAGGATAACATGAGCCAGTATTCCGAAGTCAGTTCCAGAAGGTCCACCAAACAGAGACAGTTGAAGTTGCAACTGCAAATGTTGGACGACGAACGGAAACTACAGGAAGCGGAAGAAGCAAGCAAACGCGAGTATATTCACACCCGCAACCAGCTGATGAAGGAGATAGTCAACGAGGAGGATTCGATTGTGGATGCTGACGAAGGACTGTCAGATGAACGAGTAGCGGAATGGCTTAACGACGAGGCTCCTGCAGAAGTTCCAGTTTCGCAGAACCAACGTCAGCTACCGGTATCCCAGTCAGTGGTTGTTCCACAACTAACGAATGTGTGGACGTCGGTCGGACAGATACAGATCCAGGACCGAGTGAAGAAAACTGGTCTGTACCCGACTGAGAATCCCGGGATCAGACGAACGAATGCCAACCATCAATCGACCGCGGTGGGAAGCAAATTTGTTCCTATGTTACGCTCTACTCCGAGACAGATGCCCTCAGGTTATGAAAACGGCAGCAACCTAACACATAGCCAAGTCGCTGCTCGACAAGCCGTGTCACGAGAACTCCCAGTATTCAGCGGCTCGCCGGAAGAATGGCCGTTGTTCTACTCCACGTTTACGACAACGACCAACATGTGCGGCTATACCGCAGAGGAGAACCTAATGCGGTTGCAGAAGTGCTTGAGAGGGAAGGCGTATGAAGCAGTAAAGTGCCGCTTGATGCATCCGGCTAATGTTGTTGGTATCCTGTCCACATTGAGGATGTTGTACGGGAATCCCGAGATCATCGTGCAGAATTTGATATCAAAGATCCAGTCTACGCCAGCGCCGAAAGCGGACAAATTAGAAACACTCATCGAGTTTTCCCTTGCAGTGCAGAACCTTTGCGCAACGATCGAAGCTTGCGAGCTGGAAGAGTATTCGTACAACGTTGCTCTTTTACATGAGCTTGTAGATAAGCTACCTTCAGGGTTTAAGGTGGAGTGGGCCAAATATCGCCGTAACCTACCACGAGTACATCTTTCGATATTCGCAAAATGGTTGTATGAGCTAGCAGAAATTGTGTGTCCGATCGCAAATTTGCATGGTAGCGGGGCTAGAGCACCCCAGAGTAACAAGAAAAACTCAGCGTTCCTTAATGCTCACAGTGGGGAGACGAGCGGCGGTACGACGGATAAGACGAATCATCAATCCAATTCGAATCGATTTGGGGCTAACTCTAGGGAGTGCCTGGTTTGTAAGGGAAGTTGTCCTAATGTGGAGAAATGCCAGCGGTTCGCTGAGCTCGGATACAACTCTAAATGGGCAACTGTGAAAGAGTTCGGGTTATGCCGGAAGTGCCTACGGAAACATAAGGGACCGTGTAAGTCAAAGCAAGTTTGCGGCACAAACGGTTGCACTTTCAAACATCACCAACTGCTCCACAACAATCAACGTGAAGGAGCGCTGCGTTCCGGTAGTAGGGATTCACATTCCGCCACGGTGGCACAAGACACATCTGTGCGCGAATGCAACGCTCATCATAAGGCCACGAACAAGGGACTGTTCAGAGTTGCTCCAATCGTCATCCATGGCCCGGTTAAATCCATCAAAACTTTCACATTTCTCGACGATGGGTCCTCACTAACTCTAGTGGACGCATCGCTAGTGCAAGAGCTGAAGCTACAGGGAACGCCGGAACCGTTATGCCTTAAATGGACAGGTAACAAGCGGCGGATGGAAAGTGACTCAATGAGGTTGGACCTCGAAGTTTCAGGAACGGGAGAGGTTCAAAAGAAGTATCGTCTTGCAGGAGCACATACTGTTGCTAGCTTGGATCTGTTTCATCAAACGGTAGACACGGAGTTGATGTGCAAAGAATATCCCCATCTACGAGGAATCCCCATCGAATCGTACATAAATGTACAGCCTCGGATCTTGATCGGAATCGATAATGCCAACCTGACATTCCCACTCAAGGGAAGGGAAGGCAAGATGTACGAGCCGATCGCAACGAAAACGCGACTCGGATGGATTGTTCACGGAGGTTCGAACACCGGAGAGGCTGTTGTGGGACATCATAGCCATAGCGTTCAGACATGTCCGTGCAGCGAACGATCCGATGGTATGTTGCAGCAAGCCGTACGTGAATACTTTTCTCTGGATGGACTGGGAATTTACAGACCGGAGAAGCAACTTTATTCCGTGGCAGACCAGCGTGCGCAGCAGCTTATGCAGTCAGCGTCAAAGACAGAGAGTGGGCGATATGAAGTTAGCCTGTTATGGAAGTTCGACGAATTCCGACTACCCAACAGCAAACCTGTAGCTCTACGGCGCTTCCACTGCCTAGAGGCCAGAATGAAGAAACAGCCGGAGTTGGCCCAAGTATTGCGGGCGAAGATCGAAGATTATCGTAAGAAGGGGTACATCAGAAAGCTGTCGGATGAAGAGCTGCAAGTTCCACAAGAACGAGTGTGGTATCTCCCGTTGTTTCCAGTGTTCAACCCGAATAAACCTGGGAAGGTGAGAATTGTGTGGGACGCGGCTGCAAAAACTAATGGTGTATCGTTGAACTCGATGCTGCTGACAGGGCCGGATCTACTGACGCCTCTGGACTACGTGCTTTTCCGGTTCCGAGAGTTCCGCGTGGGACTTAGTGGTGATGTGAAGGAGATGTACTTGCAAATGGTAATGTCCAAGAAGGATCAGCACTGCCTCAGGGTGTTATGGTGTGATGACGCATCTGGAGAACCGAGCACCTACGTGACGCAGGTTATGCCGTTCGGTACCTGTTGTTCGCCAAGTTGCgcgcaattcatcaaaaatctCAACGCAAGCAAGTTCGAAGGGCAGTATCCAGTGGCCGCGCAAGCCATTATCAAACAGCACTACGTGGACGATATGCTGGTGAGCGTCGAATCTGAACAGGAGGCGATCCAGTTAGCAATGGATGTGAAATTCGTGCACGCCCAGGCTGGATTCGACATGCGAAACTGGATTTCTAACTCCCCTGCAGTTATGAAAGCCCTGAAGGAGAATAACAAGGACGAAATCAGTCTAAACATCGGAGCAGAGCTGACGACCGAGAAGGTTTTAGGAATGTGGTGGTGTACGGCTTCAGATTCATTCATTTACAAACTTTCAGCGAAGCACGACCGGGATTTGCTTGATGGGAATCGCACACCTACGAAGCGAGAGATGCTCAGAACACTCATGGCTGTTTTCGATCCACTGGGATTGATATCCAACGTGATGATCTACCTAAAAGTCCTATTCCAGGAAGTATGGCGATCCGGAATCGGCTGGGATGAGGTGATACCAGAACGTCTTAACGAAAAGTGGGAGAAATGGCTGGAGATCCTACCCAAGGTACAGACTATCAGCATACCTCGCTGTTACCGGTCTGCAACGCGGTTGGGCCCGCAAACGAACATCCAGCTACACACGTTCGTTGACGCTAGCCTGTCGGGTTTCGCAGCGGTCGTCTACCTACGTTTCGAACAGGGCAGTACTGTGGAGTGTGCGATAGTAGGTGCGAAGACACGAGTAGCTCCCATAAAGTTTGTTTCCGTTCCAAAGCTGGAATTACAGGCCGCAGTCATTGGAGTCAGGCTAGCTGACAGAATTACAAAGTCGCTGTCGTTCAACGTTCACCAGCGGTTCTTTTGGAGTGACTCGAGGGACGTCTTATGCTGGATCCGGTCAGACCATCGCAGATATTCGCAATTCGTTGCCTTCCGTGTCAGTGAAGTCTTGGAAACCACGGGCATTACTGACTGGAGATACAAGTGCTCGAAAGAGAACGTTGCTGATGATGCTACAAAATGGCAGGGGTTTCCCGATCTCACCGAGGACAGCAGATGGTTCAAAGGTCCAAAATGCTTGTGGGAGCGCAGCGATAGGTGGCCATCAAATCCATACGAAGATGAGCATACCGAGGAAGAACTACGTGCAAACCTGTTTCATCATCGAGTTGAACCCGAACCAATCATCACTGTTCAAGACTACTCTCAATGGGAGCGGTTGCTTCGCGCCACAGCCACAACATTAAGAGAAGCGCAAAAGCTTCGCAGCACAACGCACGAACCAGAAGGCAGCAAAGGATCTCTCACAGGCGAAGAATTGAAACAGGCCGCCAACTATCTGTACCGACTGGCTCAAACAGAAGGATTTCCGGATGAAATGGGCATACTAAGGGCCAAGGTGGGCAACAAGGTGCTACCCAAATCAAGCTCGATCTACACACTCAATCCGTTCCTGGACGAGCAACACATACTAAGAATGCACGGCCGAATCAGTGCATGTGAGTACGCTTCCATGGATGCTAAGAATCCGATTATCCTTCCGAAGGACCATCACGTCACAGGGCTGATCGTACAAGACTATCACCAGCGTTTCCACCATCAGAATCACACCACCGTCGTGAATGAGTTAAGGCAAACCTTCCGGATTCCAAAGGTTAGGCGATTGTTTCAACGAGTTAGAAGCAAGTGTCAGGTGTGCAAAAACCAAAGGGCTGTTCCTTGTCCTCCTCCAATGGGCGATCTTCCTGTGGCTAGGTTGGCGGCATTCACTAGGCCATTCTCATACATTGGCATTGACTACTTTGGCCCAATGTTAGTAGTTGTTGGGCGTCGAACTGAAAAGCGTTGGGGTGTGCTTATAACGTGCTTAACTATACGGGCGGTACACATAGAAATCGCACATTCCCTCGATGCGAATTCATGTATAATGGCGTTGAGGAACTTTATGGCAAAGAGAGGCGTACCAATAAAGATCTATAGTGATCGTGGGACTAACTTCATTGCTTCAAATAAAGAGCTTGGGAAGGCAAGCGTAGAACTTCAAGCTGCACTGAAGGAGATGAACCAGGAGCACGTCGTCCGAGAAATCGTCAGTCCAAACACTGAATGGTCCTTCCTTCCTCCAGCATCTCCCCATATGGGTGGAGCCTGGGAAAGGCTTATTCAGTCGGTGAAGAAGAACCTCATGGCATTGAAACCAGGACGCCATCCAACCGACGAGACACTCCGCAACAGGTTGATGGAAGTTGAGAACATCGTTAACTCACGTCCGCTAACGTACGTTCCAGTAGAAGACCCGGAAGCTCCAGTACTGACACCGAACCATTTTCTCGTGGGTTCATCGAGTGGACTCAAACCCTACAGTGTCCTCAACGATGATTCGGTAGTTCTGCGGCGAGCATGGTGTACGTCACAAGTCGAAGCGAACATCTTCTGGCGACGATGGGTGCGAGACTATCTGCCGGAGTTAACCAAGCGCTCGAAGTGGTTCAGCGAGGTCAAGCCGATTGAGGTGAACGATATCGTAGTCGTCGTCGATCCAGGGCTCCCACGGAACTGTTGGCCCAAGGGACGGATCATTTCTGTTAATACGGGCAAAGATGGACAGGTAAGGTCAGCCGCTGTACAGACACAGGCCGGGATATATGAGCGACCGGCAACAAGGCTCGCAGTTCTAGATGTTCGACGCGATGAACAGTAA
- the LOC131685852 gene encoding uncharacterized protein LOC131685852, which yields MAPLPVQRLTLNLRPFSYTGVDYLGPFAVTVGRRTEKRWVALFTCLATRAVHLEVAHGLTTQSCLMAIHRFIGRRGWPMEFLSDNGTNFLGASKELEGVVREIGEDCADQLTSARTKWTFNPPLAPHMGGVWERLVRSVKEAFVALDDGRRLTDEILQTVVVEAEDMINSRPLTYVSQECDEAEALTPNHFLRGLSPNQPSVNLPPPHPAAALRDAFQRSQQLASILWERWVKEYIPSLNQRTKWFGESRPLRIGDLVYVVEGSNRKCWIRGVIEEVIVSGDGRIRQAWVRTNSGRYRRATAKLAVMEFGNSEPDASSGTGLRAGECSGITGSCTIAPVSN from the coding sequence ATGGCTCCGCTACCAGTGCAGCGGTTAACACTGAATCTTCGTCCCTTTAGTTACACAGGTGTGGATTATTTGGGCCCATTTGCTGTTACTGTAGGACGCCGAACGGAGAAGAGATGGGTCGCATTGTTCACCTGCTTGGCAACCCGCGCGGTGCACCTGGAGGTGGCTCACGGACTGACTACGCAGTCGTGCTTGATGGCGATTCACCGGTTCATTGGTCGGCGAGGTTGGCCGATGGAGTTTCTGTCCGACAATGGGACGAACTTCCTAGGAGCCAGTAAGGAACTGGAAGGAGTTGTTCGAGAAATAGGAGAAGATTGTGCGGATCAGCTGACTAGCGCGAGAACGAAGTGGACGTTCAACCCCCCTTTGGCTCCTCACATGGGAGGAGTATGGGAGCGTCTCGTTCGGTCGGTTAAGGAGGCATTCGTGGCGCTTGATGATGGGAGACGGTTGACGGACGAAATTTTGCAGACAGTAGTGGTGGAAGCGGAAGACATGATCAATTCTCGCCCGCTAACGTACGTGTCTCAAGAGTGTGACGAAGCGGAGGCACTCACTCCAAACCACTTTTTGCGGGGACTCTCCCCAAATCAGCCTAGCGTGAATCTTCCCCCACCTCATCCAGCAGCAGCACTTCGAGACGCGTTCCAGCGATCGCAGCAGTTGGCCAGCATTTTGTGGGAACGTTGGGTCAAGGAGTACATTCCTTCGCTGAACCAGAGGACAAAGTGGTTTGGTGAGTCGAGACCATTAAGAATAGGAGACTTAGTTTATGTGGTAGAAGGTAGCAACCGGAAGTGCTGGATCCGCGGGGTGATAGAGGAGGTCATTGTGTCCGGTGATGGACGAATTCGGCAGGCCTGGGTACGCACCAACAGTGGACGATATAGGCGAGCAACAGCAAAACTAGCCGTGATGGAGTTTGGTAACTCTGAACCGGATGCGAGCTCCGGTACAGGGTTACGGGCCGGGGAATGTTCTGGCATCACTGGCAGTTGCACCATTGCACCCGTGTCGAATTGA